The segment agattgatgctcattattatttatctgctccaaaacattcttcaaattcttagGGTTACCTACAGAACTCTAGGAAAAGAGCGGTTGAggggaaaataaacaatttaatctaCAAATAAGGAAGACTGTGTTCCTAACAAAGacctataatatcgtgttattgttgtgacgtagtcgtcattattcttcttttatgaCTAGAAGGAGACTGCTTGTTCAAAATTCTTTACtttccccaaattaaggaattttagcagaaaatttaatatatgaaattaaattttctgtaaatagctttggatttttgaaatttttttctaaaatatttttatttgaaatttaattatggaactttttttccaaaaaaatatattttggaaattttttaccaaaaacttatattttctttaattatctttgaatttttgaaattttttgtgattgtctataaatttttatacaaaaattcacaaaaatttaattttttatgattatctatgtagttttgaaatttttttgcaaaaaaatttaatatttacaatttgttttttgtgaatagctgtgattttttgaaattattttcgctcaaatttaactttgaatatttttctaaaaaattataattttgtatttttttttgaaaaaaaatatccaaaaaacctccccttctaaaaaaaaaaagaaggtatagatatacatatatttaattctacGGTCCCTCCTGTATATCCACTTATCAATACTTTAAATTCAAATCGCAGGCCTTTACAaggttaataagaattatttattgatagaaattgaggatagaTTGTCGAAAAATGCAAATGTAATCCAATTATATttagaagggggggggggaacgactgtttttgtttttaatttaaatttttttttattcccatagtttattcattgaaatttgtttacttcaaaatagtaattttacTCAAATCTAAAGTCTTAACACCCCTTGCAGACGCCCATGCATCTACAGTCAATTATGAGAACAATTGTTCTatcttgcttttatgttgacaggccAGACGCCTATGCATCTACAATCAATTATGAGAACAATTgttccagcttgcttttatgttgacaggccAAATATGTAGAATGTTGggaatacacaaaaaaaatacatttatgtaattgtaattttaaaaaaattatgttattttaattttttaaaaatacattaatattaggtgggaaataaatatactcgtataaGATGCGTGTATGCAATAAAGATATATACCCTTAATAAAGTCTCaagtcattaatattttgaatgaataatcTACATGTCTGTATACGATTTAAAGTTCCATTAAATTTAAGCAGACACACGTCGATTAATGACTTACATTTCcaattcatttcttcttttttttttttttttttgaaaggaaaatgaATGCAATGCAGAATCTAAACTGAACTAATTAgttattccttaatttaaatacaaaagaaacCTCCACATAAACATAAGGTGAAACGTTACTCTTTAtttcatgttaaaaaacaaaggttACACAATATATCGAATCACTTAGAATTTCGAGGCACGCTCTGTTTCTACCAAGCATTCTCGAACAAGTATACGTGCAAATATTATTCCACGCTTAAGCCTCTCGGCAGATGACTTTGAGCCAGCATACGTTGGTCTCACATCCTTACTCATCTCCTCAATGACCGACAGAAGTTGTTGATACTTTGATTGGCTCTGAGGATCCAGGTAGTGAGCGTTGGAAGGTGGATTGCTTACAACGGGAGCTGGTGTATTCCCATTTTGAGTTCCACCCCGAGCTGTTACAGATCCTTGAGCTCTCCCAGAATTTTGCTGACGCTGTTGAGATTGAGCCATTGCAGCATTAGCAGCGAtgagtttttgaatttcttCAAGGTTTA is part of the Lepeophtheirus salmonis chromosome 7, UVic_Lsal_1.4, whole genome shotgun sequence genome and harbors:
- the LOC121121428 gene encoding uncharacterized protein → MSLANLNLEEIQKLIAANAAMAQSQQRQQNSGRAQGSVTARGGTQNGNTPAPVVSNPPSNAHYLDPQSQSKYQQLLSVIEEMSKDVRPTYAGSKSSAERLKRGIIFARILVRECLVETERASKF